Proteins from one Candidatus Methylomirabilota bacterium genomic window:
- the coaE gene encoding dephospho-CoA kinase (Dephospho-CoA kinase (CoaE) performs the final step in coenzyme A biosynthesis.) — protein MRRFLLVGLTGGIATGKSTVTALLAGPSVRVVDADALAREVVEPGTPAHAQIVAEFGREVLKPDGRLDRARLGEIVFPDAARRKRLEAITHPAIRRRFEQIMADLERAGFDGLLIWDAALLVESGGTKNMDRVVIVTTDPATQLRRLVERDRCTEEAARARIASQMPLAVKARYGDYVIDNSGTREQTAVRVREVYRALLQDLHARQARAG, from the coding sequence ATGAGGCGCTTCCTGCTCGTCGGCCTCACCGGCGGCATCGCCACCGGCAAGAGCACGGTCACCGCGCTCCTCGCCGGGCCGAGCGTCCGCGTGGTGGATGCGGACGCGCTCGCCCGCGAGGTCGTGGAGCCGGGCACGCCGGCCCACGCGCAGATCGTGGCCGAGTTCGGCCGGGAGGTGCTGAAGCCCGACGGCCGCCTCGACCGCGCGCGGCTGGGCGAGATCGTCTTCCCGGACGCGGCCCGGCGCAAGCGGCTCGAGGCGATCACCCATCCGGCGATCCGGCGGCGCTTCGAGCAGATCATGGCCGATCTGGAGCGCGCCGGTTTCGACGGGCTCCTGATCTGGGACGCGGCGCTGCTGGTCGAGTCGGGCGGCACCAAGAACATGGATCGCGTGGTCATCGTCACCACCGACCCCGCCACCCAGCTGCGGCGGCTCGTGGAGCGTGACCGCTGCACCGAGGAGGCGGCCCGGGCGCGCATCGCCAGCCAGATGCCGCTCGCGGTCAAGGCCCGCTACGGCGACTACGTCATCGACAACTCCGGCACGCGCGAGCAGACCGCGGTCCGCGTGCGCGAGGTCTACCGCGCCCTCCTGCAGGACCTCCACGCGCGCCAGGCGCGGGCGGGGTGA
- the rsmA gene encoding 16S rRNA (adenine(1518)-N(6)/adenine(1519)-N(6))-dimethyltransferase RsmA: MSPRRNARAAASPPARRPATRGRTRALGQHFLRDRSVVDRLLDLVRPTARDLVVEIGPGRGALTEALASRAGRLIALEIDPELVGSLQARFAGAPHVEIRHADARRFDAGRLRALVPHPEGRVVVVGNLPYSVGKPILAALVDAGPQVDAMALMLQKEVAERVAAAPGSKTYGALSVLTQAAASVRLAFSVPPGAFSPPPQVESAVIHLEPHREPPVPIADPSRFGAVVRAAFSQRRKSLANALAAGLAISADRARRLAREAGIDPGRRAESLSLAEFARLAAVPDGSAQG, encoded by the coding sequence GTGAGCCCGCGGCGAAACGCGCGCGCGGCGGCGTCCCCGCCGGCACGGCGGCCCGCGACGCGCGGGCGCACCCGTGCGCTCGGGCAGCACTTCCTCCGCGACCGCTCCGTCGTCGACCGCCTCCTCGATCTGGTGCGGCCGACCGCGCGCGACCTGGTGGTCGAGATCGGCCCCGGGCGGGGCGCGCTGACCGAGGCGCTGGCTTCGCGCGCCGGGCGGCTGATCGCGCTGGAGATCGACCCGGAGCTGGTCGGCTCGCTGCAGGCCCGCTTCGCGGGCGCGCCCCACGTGGAGATTCGCCACGCCGACGCCCGCCGGTTCGATGCCGGCCGCCTCCGGGCCCTCGTGCCCCATCCGGAGGGACGCGTGGTCGTGGTCGGCAACCTCCCGTACAGCGTGGGCAAGCCGATCCTCGCCGCTCTGGTGGATGCCGGCCCGCAGGTCGACGCGATGGCGCTGATGCTCCAGAAGGAGGTCGCCGAGCGGGTGGCGGCGGCGCCCGGCAGCAAGACCTACGGCGCGCTGTCGGTCCTGACCCAGGCCGCCGCATCGGTGCGGCTGGCGTTTTCGGTGCCGCCGGGGGCCTTCAGCCCGCCACCCCAGGTGGAGTCGGCGGTCATCCACCTCGAGCCGCATCGCGAGCCGCCGGTCCCGATCGCCGATCCCTCCCGCTTCGGCGCGGTGGTTCGGGCTGCGTTCAGCCAGCGCCGGAAGAGCCTGGCGAACGCGCTGGCCGCCGGGCTCGCGATCTCCGCCGATCGGGCCCGCCGGCTGGCTCGGGAGGCGGGCATCGATCCGGGCCGCCGGGCGGAGAGCTTGTCGCTGGCCGAGTTCGCCCGGCTGGCCGCCGTACCGGACGGGTCGGCGCAGGGGTAA
- a CDS encoding ribonuclease J — MRLIPLGGLGEIGLNMMLVESGPDILAVDCGLLFPDDEMPGVDFAIPDFTYLREHRAAFRAVILTHGHEDHIGALSYLLREFPVPVYGTPLTLAIARHRLAENELLEQADLRSYAPGDRIVVGGFTVEPIRVTHSIADGIGLAIETPVGTVVHTGDFKLDRRPVDHQQPDYSRFAALGERGVLALCSDSTNVGRPGHTGSETEVGRALAGRFAEASGRIIVATFASHIHRIQQVLDLAARCGRHVALLGRSMVANVAVATELGYLRVPEGLIRPLEDLAELPAQRQVILSTGSQGEPNSAVSLMAAGEHKYVQAGTGDLVIFSSRVIPGNERVLGRVINALLRRGAEVLWEDVAFVHVSGHASQEDLKEMLALTRPRYFVPVHGEYRHLLQHARLAEGVGIPKDRIFLIEDGWGLEVTASGARVLGPYPAGPVLVDGKGVGDVGSVVLRDRQLLAEAGMLVIALTVDRVTGSIVAGPEIASRGFVYMKEADALMDEVKGAVREALATRQEPKSNASVAPPAFDRELVGAMVRSAARRFINQRFQRKPVVLPVILEV, encoded by the coding sequence GTGCGGCTCATCCCGCTGGGCGGTCTCGGCGAGATCGGGCTCAACATGATGCTGGTGGAAAGCGGCCCTGACATCCTCGCGGTGGACTGCGGCCTGCTCTTCCCCGACGACGAGATGCCCGGCGTGGACTTCGCGATCCCCGACTTCACCTACCTCCGGGAGCACCGCGCGGCCTTCCGGGCGGTGATCCTGACCCACGGCCACGAGGACCACATCGGCGCGCTCTCGTACCTGTTGCGCGAGTTCCCGGTCCCGGTCTACGGCACGCCGCTGACGCTGGCCATCGCGCGGCACCGGCTGGCCGAGAACGAACTGCTGGAGCAGGCCGACCTCCGGTCCTACGCCCCGGGCGATCGCATCGTCGTCGGCGGCTTCACGGTCGAGCCGATCCGGGTGACCCACTCGATCGCCGACGGCATCGGCCTGGCCATCGAGACGCCGGTCGGCACCGTGGTGCACACCGGCGACTTCAAGCTCGACCGCCGGCCGGTGGACCACCAGCAGCCCGACTACTCGCGCTTCGCCGCGCTCGGCGAGCGGGGCGTGCTCGCGCTCTGCTCGGACTCGACGAACGTGGGGCGGCCGGGCCACACCGGCTCGGAGACCGAGGTGGGGCGGGCCCTGGCCGGCCGCTTCGCGGAGGCGTCGGGGCGCATCATCGTCGCCACGTTCGCCTCGCACATCCACCGGATCCAGCAGGTGCTCGACCTGGCCGCGCGCTGCGGGCGGCACGTCGCGCTCCTCGGGCGCAGCATGGTGGCCAACGTCGCGGTGGCCACCGAGCTGGGCTACCTGCGGGTGCCGGAGGGATTGATCCGGCCGCTGGAGGATCTGGCCGAGCTGCCCGCGCAGCGACAGGTCATCCTCTCGACCGGCAGCCAGGGCGAGCCCAACTCGGCGGTCTCGCTGATGGCGGCGGGCGAGCACAAGTACGTGCAGGCCGGCACCGGCGACCTGGTGATCTTCTCCTCCCGGGTGATCCCGGGCAACGAGCGCGTGCTCGGGCGCGTGATCAACGCGCTGCTGCGCCGCGGCGCCGAGGTGCTGTGGGAGGACGTGGCGTTCGTCCACGTCTCCGGCCACGCGAGCCAGGAGGACCTCAAGGAGATGTTGGCACTCACCCGGCCGCGGTACTTCGTGCCGGTGCACGGCGAGTACCGGCATCTGCTGCAGCACGCGCGGCTGGCCGAGGGCGTCGGCATCCCGAAGGATCGCATCTTCCTGATCGAGGACGGCTGGGGCCTCGAGGTCACCGCGTCGGGGGCGCGGGTGCTGGGCCCGTACCCCGCGGGCCCGGTGCTGGTGGACGGCAAGGGCGTCGGCGATGTCGGCAGCGTGGTGCTCCGCGACCGGCAGCTGCTGGCCGAGGCGGGCATGCTGGTGATCGCGCTCACCGTCGATCGCGTCACCGGCTCGATCGTGGCGGGACCCGAGATCGCCTCGCGCGGGTTCGTCTACATGAAGGAGGCGGACGCCCTGATGGACGAGGTGAAGGGCGCGGTGCGGGAGGCCCTGGCCACGCGGCAGGAGCCCAAATCCAACGCGAGCGTCGCGCCGCCGGCCTTCGATCGCGAGCTGGTGGGCGCGATGGTGCGCAGCGCCGCGCGCCGCTTCATCAACCAGCGGTTCCAGCGCAAGCCGGTGGTGCTGCCCGTGATCCTGGAGGTGTGA